The Neorhodopirellula lusitana genome contains a region encoding:
- a CDS encoding DUF1559 domain-containing protein, translated as MKTTRGFTLVELLVVIAIIGVLVGLLLPAVQSAREAARRMSCSNNFKQLGLAVHNYHSAFKQFPEQGAGFSDIGQDVEGGSWAQSEVSSQRNLSALVGLLPYIEQQAMWEQISNRMGTNADGSLRSVPWPQMGPTPFRQFNYKPWVTELPSFRCPSDPGVGLPAMARTNYGMCMGDTTHWSFLWGPYNDELQLDTGHVNHLRASARGVFVPRTITRFRDILDGLSNTIAMGEIATGLGDRDVRTQPLNWATPDGEDSDVLFDNPAYCEQFTSPTRPNFWSDGTDGGTEPARIASSSFLRGFSWSDRNYLNTTMNTILPPNGVTCLKSNSSDSGVLPPSSQHPGGVHVLMSDGAIRFITDSIESGNRNSGGVGLGQSGLRSPGSKSPYGLWGSLGTRASREVIDSEF; from the coding sequence ATGAAGACAACGCGTGGTTTTACTCTAGTCGAATTGTTGGTGGTGATTGCCATCATCGGGGTGCTCGTCGGACTGCTTTTGCCAGCGGTGCAATCCGCGCGAGAGGCAGCCCGCCGAATGAGCTGTAGCAACAACTTCAAACAGTTGGGTTTGGCTGTCCACAACTACCACAGTGCATTTAAGCAATTTCCCGAACAAGGTGCCGGGTTTTCGGACATCGGCCAAGATGTTGAAGGCGGGTCGTGGGCCCAGTCGGAAGTGTCGTCGCAGCGCAACCTAAGTGCGTTAGTGGGTCTCCTGCCTTACATCGAACAGCAAGCCATGTGGGAACAAATTTCCAACCGAATGGGGACGAACGCTGACGGTTCGCTGCGGTCCGTTCCTTGGCCGCAGATGGGACCGACCCCGTTTCGCCAATTCAATTACAAACCGTGGGTGACCGAATTGCCTTCCTTCCGATGTCCCAGTGACCCGGGTGTCGGGTTGCCGGCCATGGCCCGGACCAACTACGGCATGTGCATGGGGGATACAACACACTGGTCGTTCCTGTGGGGACCGTATAACGACGAGTTGCAACTTGATACGGGACACGTCAATCACCTGCGTGCTTCCGCTCGTGGGGTGTTCGTGCCCAGGACAATCACTCGATTTCGCGACATTCTTGATGGCCTGTCCAACACGATCGCGATGGGCGAGATCGCTACTGGACTGGGTGACCGTGACGTGCGAACGCAACCATTGAACTGGGCAACTCCCGATGGCGAAGATTCGGACGTTCTGTTCGACAACCCGGCATACTGTGAACAGTTCACTAGCCCAACGCGGCCGAATTTTTGGTCCGATGGTACTGACGGAGGGACAGAGCCGGCTCGGATCGCGAGCAGTAGTTTTCTACGTGGGTTTTCATGGTCGGATCGCAACTACCTGAATACCACGATGAACACTATTTTGCCGCCCAATGGCGTTACCTGCTTGAAGAGCAACTCCAGCGATTCGGGAGTCTTGCCGCCGAGCAGTCAACATCCAGGCGGCGTTCATGTTCTGATGAGCGACGGTGCCATACGCTTCATTACCGACTCGATTGAATCGGGCAATCGCAACTCCGGTGGCGTTGGCCTCGGACAATCCGGACTTCGTTCGCCTGGTTCCAAGAGTCCCTACGGACTGTGGGGATCTTTGGGGACGCGAGCGAGCCGAGAGGTGATTGATTCTGAGTTCTGA
- a CDS encoding cell surface protein produces MSQQAQANAPDPEESAKQTAPPIQLDTQSTSMRDYLDRALETLKRFGGDKNQAPQELITLLEDVKYLDEGKVLAIAEVIKHMSAFNALVRENIESVQIGNRYMDITQMFDSIREDSKRLIAQLDDGKISGTEKVSNWWMKMRRGTPSDRFDDIIQVYGSVAKDTKDALKTEELIMDAYIDFRFALKEAEVLARELLDTHLPILEAAKNGLADAQTALDEYAGADEGGKSKLELRRDEARFKFEDEDKTYQLLKDIAENLEIGYDVGETLITKLKQTHDVKERVFRRAVTFFTTNEHVFTILGTVYTSQHGLHEVTQATEAMKEGVNKGLEDVASLGRELERAALKAGYGSTIDPESVQKLVDSISGFQIESLQMIAELRKESEESTKAIRKSVEEGKKKYQETLGRYARGDSLVG; encoded by the coding sequence ATGAGCCAGCAAGCACAAGCCAATGCACCCGATCCGGAGGAGTCGGCGAAACAGACCGCCCCGCCGATCCAGCTCGACACGCAGTCGACGTCGATGCGGGATTATCTCGATCGAGCACTCGAAACACTGAAAAGGTTCGGTGGCGACAAGAACCAAGCCCCGCAAGAACTGATCACGTTGCTGGAAGACGTGAAGTATCTCGACGAAGGCAAAGTGCTGGCGATCGCGGAAGTGATTAAGCACATGAGTGCCTTCAACGCGTTGGTGCGTGAGAATATCGAGAGTGTTCAGATTGGCAATCGCTACATGGACATCACTCAAATGTTTGATTCCATCCGCGAGGACAGCAAACGGCTGATCGCCCAACTCGATGACGGCAAAATCAGCGGGACCGAAAAGGTGTCCAACTGGTGGATGAAAATGCGGCGTGGGACACCCAGCGATCGTTTTGATGACATCATTCAGGTATACGGTTCAGTCGCCAAGGACACGAAGGACGCGCTGAAAACCGAAGAACTGATCATGGACGCGTACATCGACTTCCGCTTTGCCTTGAAGGAAGCCGAAGTCCTTGCACGGGAGTTGCTCGACACCCACCTGCCAATCCTGGAAGCAGCCAAGAATGGCTTGGCCGATGCACAAACCGCCTTAGATGAATACGCCGGTGCGGACGAAGGTGGTAAAAGCAAACTCGAGTTGCGCCGCGATGAAGCTCGATTCAAGTTCGAGGATGAAGACAAGACCTACCAGCTTCTCAAGGACATCGCTGAAAATCTTGAGATTGGCTACGATGTCGGTGAAACGCTGATCACCAAGCTGAAGCAAACCCACGACGTGAAAGAACGTGTGTTCCGCCGAGCGGTCACCTTCTTTACCACCAATGAACACGTCTTCACGATCCTGGGGACGGTTTACACCAGCCAGCATGGTTTGCACGAAGTCACGCAAGCGACCGAGGCGATGAAGGAAGGGGTCAACAAGGGCCTGGAAGACGTTGCTAGTTTAGGCCGTGAACTCGAACGAGCCGCCCTGAAGGCTGGCTACGGAAGCACGATCGACCCCGAGTCGGTTCAGAAACTGGTCGATTCGATCAGTGGATTCCAGATCGAGTCGCTGCAGATGATCGCGGAACTGCGCAAGGAAAGCGAAGAAAGCACCAAGGCGATTCGCAAGAGTGTCGAAGAGGGCAAGAAGAAGTACCAAGAAACACTTGGTCGCTACGCTCGCGGCGACTCCTTGGTCGGCTAA
- a CDS encoding VOC family protein, producing the protein MIPALRRNIRTDDRHELTHSFFHLECSLKTSRLKSALSPFHLAIPVNDLESSRAFYGGVLQCEEGRSTDHWIDYDFFGHQFVVHVSASQKTNAPSASGTVDGKQVPIPHFGVVLGVEQWHQLADQLKKANVEFVIEPTIRFAGMPAEQATLFFLDPSGNALEFKAFADIETQLFAK; encoded by the coding sequence ATGATTCCGGCACTACGCCGCAATATTCGCACGGACGATCGACATGAACTCACTCACTCGTTCTTTCATTTGGAGTGCTCCTTGAAAACGTCTCGCTTGAAATCAGCATTGTCTCCTTTCCATCTAGCCATCCCGGTCAACGACTTGGAATCATCCCGCGCGTTCTACGGTGGTGTCTTGCAATGTGAAGAAGGCCGCAGCACGGATCACTGGATCGACTATGACTTCTTTGGCCATCAGTTCGTTGTCCATGTTTCAGCTTCGCAAAAAACGAATGCCCCCTCAGCGTCAGGAACCGTCGATGGCAAACAGGTTCCGATTCCACACTTTGGTGTCGTGCTGGGGGTGGAACAGTGGCATCAGTTGGCGGATCAACTCAAAAAGGCGAACGTTGAGTTTGTCATTGAGCCAACGATTCGCTTCGCTGGAATGCCGGCCGAACAGGCCACGCTATTCTTTCTCGACCCGAGCGGAAACGCATTGGAGTTCAAAGCGTTTGCGGACATCGAGACTCAACTGTTTGCCAAATGA
- a CDS encoding Type 1 glutamine amidotransferase-like domain-containing protein, with translation MKLFLYSLLTSLLMVHSATGQTTHLPGVDDPVVPLSGPVMLTGRAELSTVSRRTFAWLANEQEGKLVIVIGGDHPFDRQAWEKYMGQVSVLRLESRSAANSSSTLTPLDGATGVWLVDDVSSFASGTRFEKQLKALARKGAAVGGRGHGAESLGTLVLDDKQTRSGFGLLPCSIVLTSDSKSKADAITQTVQRAMSEGVIVNEGAKQFAVNETGGVESPNTRANTLVHWEIPPAGAMVVHQGRRVAVVGEDDIVARVAAANGWPERAETFGARIVQLPFTTDLLSWTRSAQSRESSVFPPETPPSVEVENGTLILIGGGGSTDDMWTRFIESAGGTDANFVCIPQSPDSFSAKRLRGLGCKNVTVLYADEGLREKADSDTAFLAPLAKADGIFLGGGRTYRFMDAYQHTAAHQLMLDVLGRDGVIAGTSAGAQIQGDFLVRGDPRTNQTLWYPGNDTGLSFLRGVIVDVHFAERGRQKTLPRLLSNHPQMLGIGIDEATAIVVTGHQAEVLGRGSAWFYGSSGTHADAKQTPIVISAGGKYDLRKRATIQ, from the coding sequence ATGAAGCTATTTCTATATTCGCTGTTAACCAGCCTGCTTATGGTCCACTCCGCAACGGGCCAAACCACGCATCTTCCGGGAGTGGACGATCCGGTCGTCCCTCTCTCCGGCCCAGTGATGCTGACCGGACGAGCAGAACTTTCCACTGTTTCACGCCGCACTTTCGCATGGCTGGCGAACGAGCAAGAAGGGAAACTGGTGATCGTCATCGGTGGCGACCACCCCTTTGATCGTCAAGCATGGGAGAAGTATATGGGGCAAGTTTCCGTGTTGCGATTGGAATCGAGATCCGCGGCAAATTCATCGTCGACACTCACGCCATTGGACGGAGCGACGGGAGTTTGGCTTGTCGATGACGTGAGCTCGTTTGCGAGTGGAACGCGGTTTGAAAAGCAGCTCAAAGCCTTAGCCCGGAAGGGCGCGGCCGTGGGTGGCCGTGGGCACGGCGCCGAATCTCTTGGAACCCTCGTGCTCGATGATAAACAGACACGATCCGGGTTCGGTCTGTTGCCGTGTAGCATCGTGCTAACCAGCGACAGCAAATCCAAGGCTGACGCAATCACCCAAACGGTTCAACGTGCCATGAGCGAAGGTGTGATTGTGAATGAGGGGGCTAAGCAGTTTGCCGTCAACGAGACCGGCGGCGTGGAGTCACCAAACACTCGAGCTAACACGCTGGTTCACTGGGAGATTCCGCCAGCCGGTGCAATGGTGGTGCACCAGGGTCGGCGAGTAGCGGTCGTGGGTGAAGATGATATTGTCGCGCGAGTGGCGGCAGCGAACGGATGGCCTGAACGCGCCGAGACGTTTGGTGCCCGAATCGTTCAACTCCCATTCACGACCGATCTCTTGTCTTGGACGCGATCTGCTCAGTCACGTGAGAGTTCGGTCTTCCCACCCGAAACGCCACCTTCAGTGGAGGTTGAAAACGGAACGCTCATTCTGATTGGAGGTGGTGGCAGCACCGACGACATGTGGACTCGCTTTATCGAGTCCGCTGGGGGAACAGACGCCAATTTCGTTTGCATTCCGCAGTCGCCCGATTCGTTCAGCGCGAAACGACTGCGTGGACTGGGTTGCAAAAATGTAACGGTGCTTTACGCAGACGAAGGTTTGCGAGAGAAGGCGGACTCAGACACCGCGTTCCTGGCCCCTCTTGCGAAGGCCGACGGAATATTCCTGGGCGGTGGCCGCACTTATCGTTTCATGGATGCTTACCAGCACACGGCGGCGCATCAATTAATGCTAGATGTGCTTGGTCGAGACGGCGTGATTGCCGGAACTTCCGCGGGAGCCCAAATCCAAGGTGACTTCCTAGTCCGCGGTGACCCTCGTACGAACCAAACCCTGTGGTACCCCGGAAACGACACGGGACTCTCGTTTTTGCGTGGTGTTATCGTCGACGTCCACTTTGCCGAGCGAGGTCGTCAAAAAACACTTCCTAGACTCCTGTCGAACCACCCTCAAATGCTTGGAATTGGTATTGATGAAGCCACGGCAATCGTTGTCACCGGGCATCAGGCCGAGGTTCTCGGGCGTGGATCGGCTTGGTTCTACGGCTCCTCCGGCACTCACGCCGATGCTAAGCAGACGCCTATCGTAATCAGTGCAGGCGGGAAATATGACCTGAGGAAACGGGCAACCATCCAGTAG
- a CDS encoding thioredoxin family protein — MNDTLPDLPPVETMDPRPQPKPLFHFWRCFWLTFLVVSLGYAWHCFYVPANEIAWAKDYASAKQQAAKTDKPILLYFTANWCVPCRVMKRQVWADSQVKELVNAEFVPVAIDVGDPENAEVMAAYAIQGPPVTIVCDSQGEVLDWRAGRISQPVFLELLDSSH; from the coding sequence ATGAACGACACCCTACCTGACCTTCCGCCCGTTGAGACGATGGATCCGCGCCCGCAACCAAAGCCCTTGTTTCATTTCTGGCGTTGCTTCTGGCTGACATTCCTTGTGGTGTCGCTGGGCTATGCTTGGCATTGCTTCTACGTTCCCGCGAACGAGATCGCTTGGGCGAAAGACTACGCTTCGGCGAAGCAGCAAGCAGCCAAGACTGACAAACCGATTCTTCTCTATTTCACTGCCAACTGGTGTGTTCCCTGCCGCGTCATGAAGCGTCAAGTTTGGGCTGATTCGCAGGTGAAGGAATTGGTCAATGCGGAGTTCGTCCCCGTCGCGATCGACGTGGGCGATCCGGAAAACGCGGAGGTCATGGCGGCTTACGCCATTCAAGGTCCGCCGGTCACCATCGTTTGCGACTCCCAAGGGGAAGTGTTGGATTGGCGAGCAGGACGAATCAGCCAACCGGTCTTCCTCGAATTGCTTGATTCGTCGCATTAG
- a CDS encoding peptidylprolyl isomerase: MSDTVSRTNQPRFRATRVASRYQVRQALVFIAALAAISMGLSQLRASAAESSVVAVVNADPISRDALGDAVLQRYGTDVLDNLVNQHLIMQECKKNGIDISAEDVRTEVLRVAKKFGLSLESYLQLLQEERDITPDQYSREIIWPMLALRALVSDQVEVTQEEFNRAFLSQFGEAIKCRMIMVSDPTQANQLQSQAQVDPGSFVRLAKEFSEDETSASVGGLIPPIRRYMGDSNLEEAAFALKDGEVSPVLQIGDQWIFLQAVRRMPASHPSPQALPAIKEQIADRIRDEKMKVAAGELFEKLQKESKVVKVLGNPEASQQHPGVAAIINGQQISIAAVADKCIKRHGEEVLEGEINRKLLAQALKSSGKTVTQADIDQEITRAAISYGYIRSDGKADTDAWMQTIVSQGKSTEKIYVQDAVWPSVALKKLVEDSVQLSQDDMQKGFASAFGPRAEVLAIVLSDQRTAQKVWEMARDNASEDFFGQLAEQYSIEPTSSSNFGKVPPIRQFGGQPAIEKEAFAMKPGELSGIIATGDKYIVLRCQGFTEPIVSDFEAVREELERDLIEKKTNLAMGVKFDELKQRAEIDNFFSVSKAAPRVATRSGGR; this comes from the coding sequence ATGTCAGATACTGTTTCCCGTACTAACCAACCACGCTTTCGTGCCACCCGCGTAGCTTCTCGCTATCAGGTTCGCCAAGCTTTGGTCTTTATCGCCGCCCTGGCCGCTATTTCGATGGGGCTGTCGCAATTGCGAGCCAGCGCCGCGGAATCTTCGGTTGTCGCGGTTGTCAACGCGGATCCCATTAGTCGAGACGCGCTCGGCGATGCGGTTCTGCAACGTTACGGCACCGACGTGCTGGACAACCTGGTGAATCAGCACTTGATCATGCAGGAGTGCAAGAAGAACGGCATCGACATCTCGGCGGAAGACGTTCGTACCGAAGTCTTGCGTGTGGCGAAGAAGTTTGGCTTGTCGCTGGAAAGCTACCTGCAACTTTTGCAGGAAGAACGCGATATCACTCCGGACCAATACAGCCGTGAAATCATTTGGCCCATGCTGGCACTGCGAGCCTTGGTGTCGGATCAGGTCGAGGTGACCCAAGAAGAATTCAATCGAGCTTTCCTGTCACAGTTCGGCGAGGCCATCAAATGCCGAATGATCATGGTCAGTGATCCCACCCAAGCCAACCAACTGCAGTCCCAAGCTCAAGTGGATCCCGGAAGTTTCGTTCGCCTTGCAAAAGAGTTCAGCGAAGACGAAACCAGCGCGAGCGTTGGTGGTTTGATCCCGCCCATCCGCCGATACATGGGCGATTCGAATTTGGAAGAAGCAGCCTTTGCACTGAAGGACGGGGAAGTTTCACCGGTGTTGCAGATTGGCGACCAGTGGATTTTCCTGCAAGCGGTTCGCCGTATGCCTGCCAGTCATCCCAGCCCGCAAGCTTTGCCAGCGATTAAAGAACAGATCGCTGACCGAATTCGTGACGAGAAAATGAAGGTCGCTGCCGGCGAACTTTTCGAGAAGCTGCAAAAGGAGTCCAAGGTCGTCAAGGTTCTTGGCAATCCGGAAGCATCACAACAGCACCCTGGTGTTGCCGCCATCATCAATGGTCAACAAATCTCGATTGCCGCGGTTGCGGATAAATGCATCAAGCGTCACGGCGAAGAAGTGCTGGAAGGCGAGATCAATCGCAAGTTGCTTGCTCAGGCTCTGAAGTCGTCGGGTAAAACAGTGACTCAAGCCGACATCGACCAAGAGATCACGCGTGCGGCCATCAGCTATGGCTATATCCGCAGCGATGGAAAAGCAGACACCGATGCTTGGATGCAAACGATCGTTTCCCAGGGTAAGTCCACTGAAAAAATCTACGTGCAAGACGCCGTTTGGCCCAGCGTTGCACTCAAGAAACTTGTCGAAGACTCGGTGCAATTGAGCCAAGACGACATGCAAAAAGGATTCGCGTCCGCGTTTGGCCCGCGAGCCGAGGTGCTGGCGATCGTTTTGTCAGATCAACGTACCGCCCAAAAGGTTTGGGAAATGGCACGAGATAACGCCAGCGAAGACTTCTTTGGACAACTCGCCGAGCAATACAGTATCGAGCCCACCTCGTCGAGCAACTTTGGCAAGGTGCCACCGATCCGGCAGTTTGGCGGCCAACCTGCGATCGAAAAAGAAGCCTTCGCCATGAAGCCGGGTGAACTAAGCGGCATCATCGCGACCGGCGACAAGTACATCGTCTTGCGTTGCCAAGGTTTCACTGAGCCCATCGTTTCCGATTTCGAAGCGGTCCGCGAAGAACTCGAACGAGACCTGATCGAAAAGAAGACGAACCTCGCAATGGGCGTCAAATTTGATGAGCTGAAGCAGCGAGCTGAGATTGATAACTTCTTCTCGGTCAGCAAAGCTGCACCTCGCGTCGCAACGCGATCCGGGGGACGCTAG
- a CDS encoding isoaspartyl peptidase/L-asparaginase family protein translates to MAFQQPKWTLVVHGGAMIEEETVENNDRAYRSGLLDSLDAGRSILSVGGTALDAVQAAVTSLEDDPLFNAGRGSVVRRGGSFELDACLMDGATGDSGAVAAMSRIANPIHAARCVLEDGRHRLLAGTGADRFAIRAGCQSVSPEYFINHHRPERSKRVSLGTVGAVALDIRGNLAAGTSTGGVTQALPGRVGDSPILGAGTYAENDVLAISATGFGERFLRHSAAVQAAWMVKHLSLSALQAIEAVMNDVMPAESGGMIGIGANGEVIMQATTSIMRRGWTSSDGDEGTALRF, encoded by the coding sequence TTGGCATTTCAACAACCCAAGTGGACTTTGGTTGTCCATGGTGGTGCGATGATCGAGGAAGAGACGGTTGAAAACAACGACCGGGCATATCGGTCCGGCCTTCTGGACTCGCTCGATGCGGGGCGGTCGATTTTGAGTGTCGGCGGTACCGCCTTGGACGCGGTGCAGGCAGCGGTAACGTCGCTTGAAGACGATCCACTGTTCAATGCCGGTCGCGGGTCGGTAGTCCGTCGTGGAGGTTCGTTTGAATTGGATGCGTGTTTGATGGACGGGGCAACCGGTGATTCCGGTGCCGTTGCTGCCATGTCACGGATCGCCAATCCAATCCATGCGGCCCGATGCGTTTTGGAGGACGGTCGACATCGGCTACTCGCCGGTACGGGGGCAGATCGATTTGCGATTAGAGCTGGGTGCCAATCCGTTTCGCCGGAGTACTTCATCAACCACCACCGGCCTGAACGAAGCAAGCGTGTTAGTCTGGGCACCGTTGGCGCGGTTGCTCTGGATATTCGCGGCAACCTGGCTGCAGGCACATCGACCGGTGGTGTTACTCAGGCACTGCCCGGTCGAGTGGGTGATTCACCAATCCTCGGGGCTGGAACCTATGCTGAAAACGATGTTCTGGCGATCAGCGCGACTGGCTTTGGAGAGCGGTTCCTTCGACATTCAGCTGCGGTGCAAGCCGCTTGGATGGTCAAGCATCTTTCCCTTTCCGCTCTCCAGGCAATCGAGGCGGTGATGAACGACGTGATGCCAGCGGAATCGGGAGGCATGATCGGGATCGGCGCCAACGGCGAAGTCATCATGCAGGCCACTACCTCAATCATGCGTCGCGGCTGGACAAGCAGCGACGGAGACGAGGGAACAGCGTTGCGGTTTTAG
- a CDS encoding serine/threonine-protein kinase yields MKSSAKCLDRRTIAALQNGSLSPETVGEIEAHLNVCQSCCHAVESAFGADAWWKNAGRYLRDEIAPLASDSPCVHHGDGTAASECFGTSTGGAQAGDRIHTELMRLLAPTDYPDMLGRIGHYEIAGVLGYGGMGGVFKGFDRSLHRFVAIKMLLPHLAVSAASRARFAREAKAIAAVVDDHVMAIHGVDQWQSVPYFVMPLLRGESLQTRLSDHGALGLREVLRISMQAAKGLAAAHAQGIIHRDVKPANIFLDGETDRAQLMDFGIAVALDDPSLTKTGILTGTPQFMSPEQARSETVTARSDLFSLGSVIYSMATGEAPFRAETIYGLLRLITDQSPRPIREINPDAPPWLDKIVSKLMEKTPSDRFKSAEEVADLLQGCLAHIQQPTAVALPSQLDTIGPHDSRLIDRTKVATPRLALAISLLAVSILVVSFFSKNDQTIFRVSQIETLPHEIVVDGLDRLSVAELWNRWKEMPVDSMYERRAKRRLREVYQFETNVSSAPEYLNRRRQWATEILPLVTSGVTKSKADFLLEFLQPLDPAMQSRLDFPNQEIDAASSLRDASADRSHQRDLETVGWDIQTTLAMTLARLGRHTDAELVIDNLIQQIQGSIDSQGGDREVPYLGYYQPLHSVMNWCCFYHATIQNMTVVTLETNLEDEVP; encoded by the coding sequence ATGAAATCATCTGCTAAATGCCTCGACCGCCGGACCATTGCCGCGTTGCAAAACGGCAGTCTTTCACCCGAAACGGTTGGCGAAATCGAAGCTCATTTGAATGTTTGTCAATCCTGCTGCCATGCCGTCGAATCCGCGTTCGGGGCTGACGCTTGGTGGAAAAACGCCGGGCGTTATCTTCGTGACGAGATAGCACCGCTCGCGTCGGATTCTCCGTGCGTCCATCACGGCGACGGCACTGCTGCCAGTGAATGTTTCGGCACGTCGACAGGCGGTGCGCAAGCGGGTGATCGGATTCATACCGAGTTAATGCGTTTGCTGGCACCAACTGACTATCCCGACATGTTAGGACGCATCGGGCACTATGAGATTGCCGGCGTCCTCGGCTATGGCGGCATGGGGGGCGTGTTTAAAGGTTTCGATCGATCCCTGCATCGGTTTGTAGCGATCAAGATGTTGTTGCCGCATTTGGCGGTATCGGCGGCGAGTCGAGCCCGGTTTGCTCGAGAAGCGAAGGCAATTGCCGCCGTCGTCGACGATCATGTAATGGCGATCCACGGGGTCGATCAATGGCAATCCGTGCCCTACTTCGTGATGCCGCTGTTGCGTGGCGAATCCTTGCAAACACGACTAAGCGATCACGGCGCTCTTGGACTGCGGGAGGTGCTACGAATTTCAATGCAAGCGGCCAAAGGACTCGCCGCAGCGCACGCTCAGGGCATCATCCACCGCGACGTCAAACCGGCCAACATCTTTCTTGACGGAGAAACCGACCGGGCTCAATTGATGGACTTTGGAATCGCGGTGGCGTTGGACGATCCGAGCTTAACGAAGACGGGAATCCTGACCGGGACCCCGCAATTCATGTCTCCTGAACAAGCACGTAGCGAGACGGTTACTGCTCGCTCGGATTTGTTTAGCCTCGGTTCAGTGATCTATTCGATGGCAACTGGAGAGGCTCCGTTTCGTGCCGAAACGATCTACGGGTTGCTGCGGTTGATCACGGATCAATCCCCCCGGCCGATTCGAGAGATCAATCCAGACGCTCCCCCGTGGCTCGACAAAATTGTGTCGAAGCTGATGGAAAAGACACCGTCCGATCGGTTCAAATCGGCCGAAGAAGTCGCCGACTTATTGCAGGGATGCTTGGCTCACATTCAACAGCCCACTGCGGTTGCCCTGCCAAGCCAACTCGACACGATAGGACCACACGACAGTCGGTTGATCGACCGGACGAAGGTTGCGACGCCGCGACTCGCACTTGCAATCTCCTTGCTCGCGGTCTCGATTTTGGTCGTATCGTTCTTTTCCAAAAACGACCAAACGATCTTCCGCGTCAGCCAAATCGAGACGCTGCCCCACGAGATTGTCGTCGACGGACTCGACCGCCTGTCGGTCGCTGAGTTGTGGAATCGATGGAAAGAGATGCCCGTCGATAGCATGTATGAACGAAGAGCCAAGCGCCGTTTGCGTGAAGTCTATCAATTTGAAACGAACGTTTCTTCCGCTCCTGAATATCTCAACCGACGTCGACAATGGGCCACTGAGATCCTGCCTCTGGTGACGAGCGGAGTGACGAAGTCCAAAGCAGACTTTCTGCTTGAGTTTTTGCAGCCGCTCGATCCAGCGATGCAGTCACGCTTGGACTTCCCGAATCAGGAGATCGACGCGGCCTCTTCATTGCGAGATGCCTCGGCCGATCGATCGCATCAACGTGATCTCGAAACCGTCGGCTGGGACATTCAGACAACTCTAGCGATGACGCTCGCTCGGTTAGGTCGCCACACCGACGCGGAATTGGTGATCGACAATTTGATTCAGCAAATCCAGGGCAGCATCGACTCGCAGGGTGGCGATCGAGAGGTCCCTTACCTCGGTTATTACCAACCGCTTCACTCGGTAATGAATTGGTGCTGCTTTTATCACGCAACAATCCAAAACATGACCGTTGTCACACTCGAAACCAACCTGGAAGACGAAGTCCCCTAG
- a CDS encoding DUF6384 family protein has product MTGSANAHAQAPAPRSAGESAPVAASPAELRQRRSETKMPGEEMTIAETLRVMDVAREMREQRESAEEMFRHDEVRVRLRKKLMRTAELSGDRVTEAEIDAAIDQYLAGLHTYQPPKRGFQTFMAHCWIYRYRIAAAAVTVGAACSWLFF; this is encoded by the coding sequence ATGACAGGTTCAGCTAACGCTCACGCTCAAGCCCCCGCCCCGAGGTCAGCCGGTGAATCGGCACCGGTGGCGGCTTCCCCAGCGGAACTACGTCAGCGGCGTTCGGAAACGAAAATGCCCGGCGAAGAGATGACAATCGCAGAAACCTTGCGGGTCATGGACGTTGCTCGTGAAATGCGAGAGCAACGTGAGAGTGCCGAGGAGATGTTCCGGCATGACGAGGTGCGTGTCCGACTTCGCAAGAAGCTGATGCGGACGGCGGAGCTATCCGGGGACCGCGTTACCGAAGCGGAAATCGATGCCGCGATCGACCAGTACCTGGCTGGGCTGCACACCTATCAGCCGCCCAAACGAGGATTCCAAACGTTCATGGCACACTGTTGGATTTATCGATACCGCATCGCAGCAGCGGCTGTGACAGTGGGCGCGGCTTGTTCGTGGTTGTTCTTTTAG
- the tnpA gene encoding IS66 family insertion sequence element accessory protein TnpA codes for MIRAETAKRLADRIRRFQQTEMTVAQFCSAEGVSQPSFYNWRRKLKLPSGNSPCDSTRLADTDAS; via the coding sequence TTGATTCGAGCCGAAACCGCCAAGCGATTGGCAGACCGGATACGGCGATTCCAGCAGACCGAGATGACGGTCGCTCAGTTTTGTTCGGCTGAGGGCGTTTCCCAGCCGTCATTCTACAATTGGAGGCGAAAGTTGAAGTTGCCATCAGGCAACTCACCCTGCGATAGCACGCGATTGGCGGACACCGATGCGAGTTGA